Genomic window (Synechococcus sp. LA31):
TTCGAGGCTGCGTACCACCTCTTGGCCGTTTTCATCTGGATGGGCATGCACCTGGGCCCAGGCCGGCTGCAGCGGTGTGAGCAGCAGCAGCACGGCGGCCACCAGGGTCAACAACCAGCGAGCGCGTGAACCGGATCCCATGGGCCTGTGGAGCTGCCGCACAGCGTATGGGCCGGCGGTGCTCAGTCGTAGTGGCTCCAGAGCCTGAGCACCTTCACCACAGTGGCCTCAGGATCCACGGCGTAGGCCAGCCGATCGCTGAATGTTGATGCGCGGGAGGGTGAACAGAACGCGCCAGTTCACCAGCCAGCGTCCTCGCTCCGTTCCTCCACAGCGGTAGCAAGGCCCTCGAGGATCGACTCCCGCATGTCGGGAATCTCAACGGGCTGGTGTGATTCGCGCACCTCGTCGATCAGTGCCAGCGACGACGGGCTTCGCTGGCACTGATCGAGCCCATGACTGCATGAATCCGTACCGCTATTGCTACGGGCGTTGCGCTGGTTTGCGGCTCAGTTCCGTTCCGCCCCCGGGATGGGCTGCCAATCGGTGTGGGTGGCCCACACGCCCCAGATCGCCATCGCTCGCAGGTAGTGGCAGGCGCGGAAGGTGTTCACGGCGGTGATCGCTTCTGGGGTGCGGAACTGCAGCCCGCCTGTGTACACCTGATTCACGACAGCAGAGGTGATCGCCAGCGCTGTGCCGGTTTCGCCCATCAGGCGGTAATAGCTGGCGATGCCGAAGTTGATCCCTGTCCACACCTCCAGCGGGTGGGTGCCATTTGGATCCAGGGGGGTGCCATCGCGGCGTAGGCCATTGGCTACGCCAAGCTTGCCGCCTTCAAATTTTTCGAAGCAGGCTTCCTTCACGGCCTTGAGCGTGCTGCGGCTGTTGGCCTCACTCACCACAGGCTGTAGCCCAAGCAGCCGCGCATAGAAATCACCACACAGCTGATCGGCCATCACCACAGGCGTACCGCTCTCGGCATCGATGTCGTAGTACTCGCCGTTCCAGAGAAGCTTGTCGAAGTTGCCTCTGGCTTGCTCCAGCCAGGCGCTGAATTCGCGTTGCTCAGCGGAGGTGTCGAGCCCGGTTTTGAGTTGCAGGGTTTGGGCGATGGCCAGGGCGGCCTCCAGGGCTGCAATCCACAGCGCACCGCAGTAAGCGCTCACCCCTTTCAGGGGCCAATCGTCAAAGGTTTGATCAGGGGCGCCGCCGTTATCGGGTAGGCCGTCGTCATTGATGTCAAACGTTTTCAGATAACGCAGCGCTTCTACCGCCGATGGCCAGCACTCGGCCAGGAAGCGCACGTCTTCTCCGCTAGGTGCCAATTTGTAGGTGCGCCATACCTGCAGCACGTAATCACTGGCCAGGTCTTTCCACAGATTGCAATCCTGATAGGCCGTGTAATTGGTGGCATCCCAGGGCATCTCATTCGGCGCCCCCAGATCGTGGGGGGTGGCCCCTTTCACCTTGCGGTCGGCCTCCACCCGGCCCTTGCCCTGGGTGAAATACCAACCGATCGGCCGCTGGGTGGCATCTGCGGCTGGAATGGCCCGGGCGAAGCTGCGTAGCACCGCCTTGTCGAGCTCCGGCCACAGCTGTAGCAGTGCCAGCGACCCGTAGAGGCGAACATCGAGGCTTTCGTACCAGGCGTAGTCGAGGCACTCGAGTACGCCGAAACGGCCGTGGGGATCCTCAGGCGACGCCGCACTCCAGAGGCTGCCGCCGCTGCAGAGGTCGTAGAGCTCATTGAATAGAGCCATGCGCAAAGGCTCTGGTAGGTCG
Coding sequences:
- a CDS encoding GH116 family glycosyl hydrolase, producing the protein MARLGLSALKSLLRGKGLGRTSASRWQPPQASWSRPLGLGWQAPYTVRYASNLDDGPNHGMPLGGFGAGCIGRAPDGNVNLWHLDGGEHWFGVLPDCQFGLFESNGESSRAHALAVKPEHDASRPDAGEPLPSWSWYPASTPERSSGTYAARYPLSWTNYEGVYDAEVSCEAFSPILPGDYQRTSYPLAVFVWTLRNPTNKRLDLSLLLSWRNTTGWFTNTDASAEVHFRDDGSPEHNYAPAIGKTEGHRNHWVDEGNLKGVVLEGDRSSPVVEGEGQWCIATGEQPGVRIQRCSRWNPHGDGSELWSSFSANGSIPDSNNDRRSGKNDPLSAALAVQCQLAPGESIEIPVVISWDLPVTAFASGSQALRRYTDFFGSGGNQAAAIAAEALRDWRSWRQQIEAWQQPVLERSDLPEPLRMALFNELYDLCSGGSLWSAASPEDPHGRFGVLECLDYAWYESLDVRLYGSLALLQLWPELDKAVLRSFARAIPAADATQRPIGWYFTQGKGRVEADRKVKGATPHDLGAPNEMPWDATNYTAYQDCNLWKDLASDYVLQVWRTYKLAPSGEDVRFLAECWPSAVEALRYLKTFDINDDGLPDNGGAPDQTFDDWPLKGVSAYCGALWIAALEAALAIAQTLQLKTGLDTSAEQREFSAWLEQARGNFDKLLWNGEYYDIDAESGTPVVMADQLCGDFYARLLGLQPVVSEANSRSTLKAVKEACFEKFEGGKLGVANGLRRDGTPLDPNGTHPLEVWTGINFGIASYYRLMGETGTALAITSAVVNQVYTGGLQFRTPEAITAVNTFRACHYLRAMAIWGVWATHTDWQPIPGAERN